Proteins co-encoded in one Salarias fasciatus chromosome 4, fSalaFa1.1, whole genome shotgun sequence genomic window:
- the mapk8ip3 gene encoding C-Jun-amino-terminal kinase-interacting protein 3 isoform X12: MMELQIDEVVYQDDYGSGSVMSERVSGLANSIYREFERLIRSYDEEVVKELMPLVVNVLENLDAVLTENQEHEVELELLKEDNEQLITQYEREKALRKQAEEKFIEFEDALEAEKKDLQVQVEFLELQSKQLELKSKNYSDQITRLEERESDMKREYNALHQRHTEMIQTYVEHIERSKMQQAGSQSEGPGCGRTKAERPPSLSLYPSGEGMVRGGLGGARMMPGKDIWQEDGSESDSVAATPSSTGSKSNTPTSSVPSATVTPINEGFLSHANFDAVRSGNRRKGDKRLSRNMEVQVSQETRNVSIGMGSSDEWSEFQEIIDSTPELDMCVDPRMYGGGSSPSQGIVNEAFGINTDSLYHEIKDAKSDIIGDVDAGAELLGEFSVRDDFFGMGKEVENLLTENKQLLETKNALNIVKNDLIAKVDELSGEQAVLREELEALRQSKNKVDARVKELEEELKRLRAEALGASRDSKDEGGDDFSSPMQDGDMTMTQRRRFTRVEMARVLMERNQYKERLMELQEAVRWTEMIRASRESPPIQEKKKSTIWQFFARLFSSSSSPPPVKRPYYSVNIHYKSPSPAGFSQRRSHTMCQISTSNRTLEFFPEDDSALLARREQRREQYRQVREHMRRDDGIMQACGWSVPSRFKQTGGQTDSAQDSPLKRQQTANEKDDNRMKNVPVPVYCRPLVEKDPNRKLWCAAGVDLTGWRAGSQDSAPAKALPSGSDPLQAEEDGGDKKSSHTSPEKRKSKELQETDTMNSRVWILTSTHSASKVVIIDANQPGSLVDQFNVCNAHVLCISSVPAASESDYPAGEIVLDPGDGGAGGGEDAGSVEGMLAGITLVGCATNCSVARSNCSSRTDTPIMDKGQAPTAPPMNGKIHPAQSAEEATEATEVPESTASQTEIRSGPPGPFTEHVFTDPPPRPADASDRSTGHSKEEASQPTESEDGGEEAKNYTSVAPTMWLGAQNGWLYVHSAVGNWKKCLHSIKLKDSVLSLVHVKGRVLVALADGTLAIFHRSEDGQWDLSNYHLMDLGRPHHSIRCMAVVHDKVWCGYKNKIHVIQPKSMQIEKSFDAHPRRESQVRQLAWLGDGVWVSIRLDSTLRLYHAHTHQHLQDVDIEPYVSKMLGTGKLGFSFVRITALLIGGNRLWVGTGNGVIISIPLTETVVLHRGQLLGLRANKVSPTSSGGVIHVYSDDSSEKSSGSFMPFCSMAQAQLCFHGHRDAVKFFVSVPGNVLATLNGSVLDSPSEGQGSAAPTETEAQSVHNVLVLSGGEGYIDFRIGDGEDDETEEGESAGASQMKPALSKAERSHIIVWQVSYVPE; the protein is encoded by the exons ATGATGGAGCTGCAGATCGACGAGGTGGTGTACCAGGACGACTACGGCTCCGGCTCCGTCATGTCGGAGCGCGTGTCGGGCCTGGCCAACAGCATCTACCGGGAGTTCGAGCGGCTCATACGCAGCTACGACGAGGAGGTGGTGAAGGAGCTGATGCCGCTGGTGGTGAACgtcctggagaacctggacgCGGTGCTGACGGAGAACCAGGAGCacgaggtggagctggagctgctgaaggaggacAACGAGCAGCTCATCACCCAGTACGAGCGCGAGAAGGCGCTGCGCAAGCAGGCGGAGGAG AAATTCATCGAGTTCGAGGATGCGCTGGAGGCTGAGAAGAAGGACCTGCAGGTGCAGGTGGAGtttctggagctgcagagcaaacAGCTGGAGCTCAAGTCCAAGAACTACTCAGACCAGA TCACTCGTCTGGAGGAGCGAGAATCAGACATGAAGAGAGAGTACAACGCCCTGCACCAGCGCCACACGGAG ATGATCCAAACGTACGTGGAGCACATAGAGCGGTCCAAAATGCAGCAGGCGGGAAGTCAATCAGAAGGCCCCGGCTGCGGACGAAC CAAAGCGGAGCGGCCGCCGTCGTTGAGCCTGTACCCCAGCGGCGAGGGCATGGTACGTGGGGGTCTCGGGGGGGCTAGGATGATGCCCGGGAAAGACATCTGGCAG GAGGACGGATCAGAGTCCGACTCCGTGGCAGCGACGCCAAGCAGCACAGGCAGCAAGTCCAACACGCCCAcctcctccgtcccctccgCCACCGTCACCCCCATCAACGAGGGCTTCCTCTCGCACGCCAACTTCGACGCCGTGCGCTCCGGGAACCGGAGGAAAGGCGACAAGCGTCTCAGCCGGAACATGGAGGTCCAGGTTTCCCAGGAAACCAGGAACGTCAGCATCG GAATGGGGAGCAGCGACGAGTGGTCTGAGTTTCAGGAGATCATTGATTCCACCCCGGAGCTGGACATGTGTGTGGACCCCCGTATGTACGGCGGAGGAAGCAG CCCCTCTCAGGGCATCGTGAACGAGGCCTTTGGCATCAACACGGATTCTCTGTACCACGAGATCAAAGACGCCAAGTCAGACATCATCGGAGATGTGGATGCAGGAGCTGAGCTGCTAG GCGAGTTCTCAG TCCGTGATGATTTCTTCG GGATGGGAAAAGAGGTGGAGAACCTGCTGACAGAGAACAAACAACTCCTGGAGACCAA AAACGCGCTCAACATCGTGAAAAATGACCTTATAGCCAAAGTGGACGAGCTGTCGGGGGAGCAGGCGGtgctgagggaggagctggaggcgcTCCGGCAGTCCAAGAACAAGGTGGATGCCAGAGTCAAAGAACTGGAGGAAGAACTGAAGAG GTTGAGAGCTGAGGCTCTTGGGGCGTCTCGGGACTCCAaggatgaaggaggagacgAC TTCTCATCTCCGATGCAAGACGGCGACATGACGATGACCCAGCGGCGGCGGTTCACCCGGGTGGAGATGGCCCGGGTGCTGATGGAGAGGAACCAGTACAAGGAGCggctgatggagctgcaggaggccgtGCGGTGGACAGAGATGATCAG gGCGTCCCGGGAAAGTCCTCCGattcaggagaagaagaaatccaccATCTGGCAGTT CTTCGCTCGTCTCTTCAGCTCGTCGTCCAGCCCGCCGCCCGTCAAGCGGCCGTACTACAGCGTCAACATCCACTACAAGTCTCCCTCGCCGGCCGGCTTCTCCCAGCGCCGCAGCCACACCATGTGCCAGATCTCCACCTCCAACCGGACGCTGGAGTTCTTCCCCGAAGA TGACTCGGCACTGTTGGCCCGCCGAGAGCAGCGGCGCGAACAGTACCGGCAGGTCCGGGAGCACATGCGCCGCGACGACGGCATCATGCAGGCCTGCGGCTGGAGCGTGCCGTCCCGCTTCAAGCAG ACTGGTGGTCAGACGGACAGCGCTCAGGACAGCCCACTGAAGAGACAACAG ACCGCCAATGAGAAAGATGATAACCGCATGAAGAATGTTCCCGTCCCAGTTTActgtcgccccctggtggagaaAGACCCCAACAGGAAG CTGTGGTGTGCAGCAGGGGTGGATCTGACGGGCTGGAGGGCTGGCAGCCAGGACTCGGCACCAGCTAAAGCCTTGCCGAGCGGCAGCGACCCACTGCAGGCCGAGGAGGACGGAGGCGACAAGAAGAGCAGCCACACGTCCCCCGAGAAGAGGAAG TCGAAGGAGCTCCAGGAGACGGACACCATGAACAGCCGCGTGTGGATCCTCACCAGCACCCACTCCGCCAGCAAGGTGGTCATCATCGACGCCAACCAGCCGGGATCGCTGGTCGACCAGTTCAACGTCTGCAACGCTCACGTGCTGTGCATCTCCAGCGTACCAG CCGCCAGCGAGAGCGATTACCCGGCAGGAGAGATCGTGTTGGACCCAGGTGACGGTGGAGCGGGCGGCGGTGAGGACGCCGGCTCGGTGGAGGGCATGCTGGCGGGCATCACGCTGGTCGGCTGTGCCACCAACTGCAGCGTCGCCCGCAGCAACTGCTCCTCGCGCACCGACACGCCCATCATGGACAAAGGCCAAG ctcccacagctccacccatgAACGGGAAGATTCACCCCGCCCAGTCCGCAGAGGAGGCCACCGAGGCCACCGAGGTCCCCGAGTCCACGGCCAGCCAGACGGAGATCCGGTCCGGACCGCCGGGGCCGTTTACCGAGCACGTCTTCACCGATCCCCCGCCTCGCCCTGCAGATGCCTCCGACCGGAGCACGGGCCACTCCAAGGAGGAAGCGTCTCAGCCCACAGAGTCAGAGGACGGCGGCGAAGAGGCCAAAAACTACACCAGCGTGGCCCCCACCATGTGGCTCGGGGCCCAGAACGGCTG GCTGTACGTCCACTCAGCTGTTGGAAACTGGAAGAAGTGCCTCCACTCCATCAAACTGAAAGACTCGGTGCTCAGTCTGGT gcATGTCAAAGGTCGTGTGCTGGTTGCACTGGCCGATGGGACCCTCGCCATTTTCCACAGATCGGAGG ATGGCCAGTGGGATTTGTCCAACTACCACCTCATGGACCTCGGCCGGCCTCATCACTCCATCCGCTGCATGGCTGTGGTTCACGACAAGGTGTGGTGCGGCTACAAGAACAAGATCCACGTCATCCAGCCCAAAAGCATGCAGATCGAG AAGTCCTTCGACGCTCACCCCCGCCGGGAGAGCCAGGTGCGGCAGCTGGCGTGGCTCGGCGACGGCGTGTGGGTGTCGATCCGGCTGGACTCCACCCTGCGCCTCTAccacgcccacacacaccagcacctGCAGGACGTGGACATCGAGCCGTACGTCAGCAAGATGCTGG GTACCGGCAAGCTGGGCTTCTCCTTCGTGCGGATCACGGCGCTGCTGATCGGCGGGAATCGCCTCTGGGTGGGAACCGGAAACGGTGTGATTATCTCCATCCCCCTGACAGAGA CGGTGGTCCTTCACCGGGGACAGCTCCTGGGTCTGAGGG CCAATAAGGTGTCTCCTACCTCCTCGGGCGGGGTGATCCACGTGTACAGCGACGACAGCTCGGAGAAGAGCAGCGGCAGCTTCATGCCCTTCTGCTCCATGGCGCAGGCTCAGCTGTGTTTCCACGGCCATCGCGACGCCGTCAAGTTTTTCGTCTCTGTACCAG GCAATGTCCTGGCCACCCTGAACGGCAGCGTGCTGGACAGTCCCTCAGAGGGTCAGGGCTCGGCGGCGCCCACGGAGACGGAGGCGCAGAGCGTCCATAACGTGTTGGTGCTGAGTGGGGGAGAGGGATACATCGACTTCCGCATAG GCGACGGTGAGGATGACGAGACGGAGGAAGGAGAGAGCGCCGGGGCCTCCCAGATGAAACCCGCTCTGAGTAAAGCCGAGCGGAGCCACATCATCGTCTGGCAGGTGTCCTACGTCCCCGAGTGA
- the mapk8ip3 gene encoding C-Jun-amino-terminal kinase-interacting protein 3 isoform X5 — MMELQIDEVVYQDDYGSGSVMSERVSGLANSIYREFERLIRSYDEEVVKELMPLVVNVLENLDAVLTENQEHEVELELLKEDNEQLITQYEREKALRKQAEEKFIEFEDALEAEKKDLQVQVEFLELQSKQLELKSKNYSDQITRLEERESDMKREYNALHQRHTEMIQTYVEHIERSKMQQAGSQSEGPGCGRTQRHSWRKSKAERPPSLSLYPSGEGMVRGGLGGARMMPGKDIWQEDGSESDSVAATPSSTGSKSNTPTSSVPSATVTPINEGFLSHANFDAVRSGNRRKGDKRLSRNMEVQVSQETRNVSIGMGSSDEWSEFQEIIDSTPELDMCVDPRMYGGGSSPSQGIVNEAFGINTDSLYHEIKDAKSDIIGDVDAGAELLGEFSVRDDFFGMGKEVENLLTENKQLLETKNALNIVKNDLIAKVDELSGEQAVLREELEALRQSKNKVDARVKELEEELKRLRAEALGASRDSKDEGGDDFSSPMQDGDMTMTQRRRFTRVEMARVLMERNQYKERLMELQEAVRWTEMIRASRESPPIQEKKKSTIWQFFARLFSSSSSPPPVKRPYYSVNIHYKSPSPAGFSQRRSHTMCQISTSNRTLEFFPEDDSALLARREQRREQYRQVREHMRRDDGIMQACGWSVPSRFKQTGGQTDSAQDSPLKRQQTANEKDDNRMKNVPVPVYCRPLVEKDPNRKLWCAAGVDLTGWRAGSQDSAPAKALPSGSDPLQAEEDGGDKKSSHTSPEKRKSKELQETDTMNSRVWILTSTHSASKVVIIDANQPGSLVDQFNVCNAHVLCISSVPAASESDYPAGEIVLDPGDGGAGGGEDAGSVEGMLAGITLVGCATNCSVARSNCSSRTDTPIMDKGQAPTAPPMNGKIHPAQSAEEATEATEVPESTASQTEIRSGPPGPFTEHVFTDPPPRPADASDRSTGHSKEEASQPTESEDGGEEAKNYTSVAPTMWLGAQNGWLYVHSAVGNWKKCLHSIKLKDSVLSLVHVKGRVLVALADGTLAIFHRSEDGQWDLSNYHLMDLGRPHHSIRCMAVVHDKVWCGYKNKIHVIQPKSMQIEKSFDAHPRRESQVRQLAWLGDGVWVSIRLDSTLRLYHAHTHQHLQDVDIEPYVSKMLGTGKLGFSFVRITALLIGGNRLWVGTGNGVIISIPLTETVVLHRGQLLGLRANKVSPTSSGGVIHVYSDDSSEKSSGSFMPFCSMAQAQLCFHGHRDAVKFFVSVPGNVLATLNGSVLDSPSEGQGSAAPTETEAQSVHNVLVLSGGEGYIDFRIGDGEDDETEEGESAGASQMKPALSKAERSHIIVWQVSYVPE; from the exons ATGATGGAGCTGCAGATCGACGAGGTGGTGTACCAGGACGACTACGGCTCCGGCTCCGTCATGTCGGAGCGCGTGTCGGGCCTGGCCAACAGCATCTACCGGGAGTTCGAGCGGCTCATACGCAGCTACGACGAGGAGGTGGTGAAGGAGCTGATGCCGCTGGTGGTGAACgtcctggagaacctggacgCGGTGCTGACGGAGAACCAGGAGCacgaggtggagctggagctgctgaaggaggacAACGAGCAGCTCATCACCCAGTACGAGCGCGAGAAGGCGCTGCGCAAGCAGGCGGAGGAG AAATTCATCGAGTTCGAGGATGCGCTGGAGGCTGAGAAGAAGGACCTGCAGGTGCAGGTGGAGtttctggagctgcagagcaaacAGCTGGAGCTCAAGTCCAAGAACTACTCAGACCAGA TCACTCGTCTGGAGGAGCGAGAATCAGACATGAAGAGAGAGTACAACGCCCTGCACCAGCGCCACACGGAG ATGATCCAAACGTACGTGGAGCACATAGAGCGGTCCAAAATGCAGCAGGCGGGAAGTCAATCAGAAGGCCCCGGCTGCGGACGAAC TCAACGCCACTCATGGAGGAAAAG CAAAGCGGAGCGGCCGCCGTCGTTGAGCCTGTACCCCAGCGGCGAGGGCATGGTACGTGGGGGTCTCGGGGGGGCTAGGATGATGCCCGGGAAAGACATCTGGCAG GAGGACGGATCAGAGTCCGACTCCGTGGCAGCGACGCCAAGCAGCACAGGCAGCAAGTCCAACACGCCCAcctcctccgtcccctccgCCACCGTCACCCCCATCAACGAGGGCTTCCTCTCGCACGCCAACTTCGACGCCGTGCGCTCCGGGAACCGGAGGAAAGGCGACAAGCGTCTCAGCCGGAACATGGAGGTCCAGGTTTCCCAGGAAACCAGGAACGTCAGCATCG GAATGGGGAGCAGCGACGAGTGGTCTGAGTTTCAGGAGATCATTGATTCCACCCCGGAGCTGGACATGTGTGTGGACCCCCGTATGTACGGCGGAGGAAGCAG CCCCTCTCAGGGCATCGTGAACGAGGCCTTTGGCATCAACACGGATTCTCTGTACCACGAGATCAAAGACGCCAAGTCAGACATCATCGGAGATGTGGATGCAGGAGCTGAGCTGCTAG GCGAGTTCTCAG TCCGTGATGATTTCTTCG GGATGGGAAAAGAGGTGGAGAACCTGCTGACAGAGAACAAACAACTCCTGGAGACCAA AAACGCGCTCAACATCGTGAAAAATGACCTTATAGCCAAAGTGGACGAGCTGTCGGGGGAGCAGGCGGtgctgagggaggagctggaggcgcTCCGGCAGTCCAAGAACAAGGTGGATGCCAGAGTCAAAGAACTGGAGGAAGAACTGAAGAG GTTGAGAGCTGAGGCTCTTGGGGCGTCTCGGGACTCCAaggatgaaggaggagacgAC TTCTCATCTCCGATGCAAGACGGCGACATGACGATGACCCAGCGGCGGCGGTTCACCCGGGTGGAGATGGCCCGGGTGCTGATGGAGAGGAACCAGTACAAGGAGCggctgatggagctgcaggaggccgtGCGGTGGACAGAGATGATCAG gGCGTCCCGGGAAAGTCCTCCGattcaggagaagaagaaatccaccATCTGGCAGTT CTTCGCTCGTCTCTTCAGCTCGTCGTCCAGCCCGCCGCCCGTCAAGCGGCCGTACTACAGCGTCAACATCCACTACAAGTCTCCCTCGCCGGCCGGCTTCTCCCAGCGCCGCAGCCACACCATGTGCCAGATCTCCACCTCCAACCGGACGCTGGAGTTCTTCCCCGAAGA TGACTCGGCACTGTTGGCCCGCCGAGAGCAGCGGCGCGAACAGTACCGGCAGGTCCGGGAGCACATGCGCCGCGACGACGGCATCATGCAGGCCTGCGGCTGGAGCGTGCCGTCCCGCTTCAAGCAG ACTGGTGGTCAGACGGACAGCGCTCAGGACAGCCCACTGAAGAGACAACAG ACCGCCAATGAGAAAGATGATAACCGCATGAAGAATGTTCCCGTCCCAGTTTActgtcgccccctggtggagaaAGACCCCAACAGGAAG CTGTGGTGTGCAGCAGGGGTGGATCTGACGGGCTGGAGGGCTGGCAGCCAGGACTCGGCACCAGCTAAAGCCTTGCCGAGCGGCAGCGACCCACTGCAGGCCGAGGAGGACGGAGGCGACAAGAAGAGCAGCCACACGTCCCCCGAGAAGAGGAAG TCGAAGGAGCTCCAGGAGACGGACACCATGAACAGCCGCGTGTGGATCCTCACCAGCACCCACTCCGCCAGCAAGGTGGTCATCATCGACGCCAACCAGCCGGGATCGCTGGTCGACCAGTTCAACGTCTGCAACGCTCACGTGCTGTGCATCTCCAGCGTACCAG CCGCCAGCGAGAGCGATTACCCGGCAGGAGAGATCGTGTTGGACCCAGGTGACGGTGGAGCGGGCGGCGGTGAGGACGCCGGCTCGGTGGAGGGCATGCTGGCGGGCATCACGCTGGTCGGCTGTGCCACCAACTGCAGCGTCGCCCGCAGCAACTGCTCCTCGCGCACCGACACGCCCATCATGGACAAAGGCCAAG ctcccacagctccacccatgAACGGGAAGATTCACCCCGCCCAGTCCGCAGAGGAGGCCACCGAGGCCACCGAGGTCCCCGAGTCCACGGCCAGCCAGACGGAGATCCGGTCCGGACCGCCGGGGCCGTTTACCGAGCACGTCTTCACCGATCCCCCGCCTCGCCCTGCAGATGCCTCCGACCGGAGCACGGGCCACTCCAAGGAGGAAGCGTCTCAGCCCACAGAGTCAGAGGACGGCGGCGAAGAGGCCAAAAACTACACCAGCGTGGCCCCCACCATGTGGCTCGGGGCCCAGAACGGCTG GCTGTACGTCCACTCAGCTGTTGGAAACTGGAAGAAGTGCCTCCACTCCATCAAACTGAAAGACTCGGTGCTCAGTCTGGT gcATGTCAAAGGTCGTGTGCTGGTTGCACTGGCCGATGGGACCCTCGCCATTTTCCACAGATCGGAGG ATGGCCAGTGGGATTTGTCCAACTACCACCTCATGGACCTCGGCCGGCCTCATCACTCCATCCGCTGCATGGCTGTGGTTCACGACAAGGTGTGGTGCGGCTACAAGAACAAGATCCACGTCATCCAGCCCAAAAGCATGCAGATCGAG AAGTCCTTCGACGCTCACCCCCGCCGGGAGAGCCAGGTGCGGCAGCTGGCGTGGCTCGGCGACGGCGTGTGGGTGTCGATCCGGCTGGACTCCACCCTGCGCCTCTAccacgcccacacacaccagcacctGCAGGACGTGGACATCGAGCCGTACGTCAGCAAGATGCTGG GTACCGGCAAGCTGGGCTTCTCCTTCGTGCGGATCACGGCGCTGCTGATCGGCGGGAATCGCCTCTGGGTGGGAACCGGAAACGGTGTGATTATCTCCATCCCCCTGACAGAGA CGGTGGTCCTTCACCGGGGACAGCTCCTGGGTCTGAGGG CCAATAAGGTGTCTCCTACCTCCTCGGGCGGGGTGATCCACGTGTACAGCGACGACAGCTCGGAGAAGAGCAGCGGCAGCTTCATGCCCTTCTGCTCCATGGCGCAGGCTCAGCTGTGTTTCCACGGCCATCGCGACGCCGTCAAGTTTTTCGTCTCTGTACCAG GCAATGTCCTGGCCACCCTGAACGGCAGCGTGCTGGACAGTCCCTCAGAGGGTCAGGGCTCGGCGGCGCCCACGGAGACGGAGGCGCAGAGCGTCCATAACGTGTTGGTGCTGAGTGGGGGAGAGGGATACATCGACTTCCGCATAG GCGACGGTGAGGATGACGAGACGGAGGAAGGAGAGAGCGCCGGGGCCTCCCAGATGAAACCCGCTCTGAGTAAAGCCGAGCGGAGCCACATCATCGTCTGGCAGGTGTCCTACGTCCCCGAGTGA